The Campylobacter concisus sequence TATTTAAAAACGAGCTGTTTGAGCACATTAAAGCTTCAAACTCATAAAGGCTAAACGCATCAAGCATACGCTCATAGACGTCTTTTGCGCTTGGAATATAAAGTGGCGTATTCATCTGCAGATGCGATTCTAGCGTCTTTTCTATCTTTTGCTTTATAAAATAAACCGCGAGTTTGAGTGCATTTTCATAGTTTGAGGCTAGCTTTATATCAAGCTTTTCGAAAAATAAAGAGACCTTTTGTATAGCCTTAAATTTAGCCGTTTCATACTCTCTTAAAAAATTTTCATATGTCCGTCCGGCATAGGTGTTTATGGATTTTGTTTCGTAAGCCAAGACTTGATCATCAAAGCTAGCGTAATTTTCATAGCGAGATTTGTATATTAAAAATTTATCCTCTAAATTTTTATAAAGCTCATTAAACGCTGAGGTTATTGCATTTTCTAGCTCTTTTAGATCTTTTTTGTAGCGTTTAAAAAATTTATTAAAAACTACATCTTCGTAGATAAGTTTTGAAAAGACTTCGTCGCTATCAAGACTTATTACCTCAAAATTTTCACGCTTATAAATTTCTTTGTTTAAAAGCGTCTTTGAAGCGTTAAATTTTGTCTTTGAAAATGGTTTAAGTAGCTTAAATACCTCATCGGCAGCAAGTTTTATAACTTCACTCATTTGACTATAACTTAAAGCGATCTTTGGCTTAAACTCCTCTTTTATCGCCTCCAGCCTCTCATCTAATGAGCCACTAAATTCATCTAAAATCAACCGCGCATTGTCATAAATTTCTAGATGTTTTTCTTGCTCGTTGGTTAGGAGTTTTACGATCTTTTTTGCCCTTGCTTTTATGAAATTTTCTTTAAAGCTCTTGTCTAAAAAGCACTCTTTAATAGCCTTTAGAGCTTCGTTAAAATTTGAAGCTTCAAGTAGGCTTTTTTCATTATTTGTTATGCCAAGAAGGGCTTGCTTTGATGAGATAGCGATGATATCCTCAAAAAGCTCGCCATAAGTTTGCCCAGTGTGCTTTAGCAAATTTTCAAGCCCCTCCTCGCTTAGCTTGTCTTTTTGGTTGATTAGGCAGATCGCTTTTAGATCATTTGCTTTTAAAATTTCTTTGATACTTTCAAGCTCGCTTGCCTTTGCGGCGTTGTTTGCAAGGCTTAGCCATATCGCACCGCTAACCTTTTTTAGTGTATTTTTTGTCTCTTTTGTGTCAGCATCTCTTAGCGAGTTTAGGCCAGGAGTGTCGATGAAATTTATCTCTTTTAAAATCTCACTTGGCGCATAAAGCGTCATGCCAGAAACTTGCTCGCCTAGCTTATTTAGCTCGGCTAGATCGCTACTTGCTAGCAAGCTCTCGCTACCGTTTATAAATTTCACACTTAGAAGTGGTATCTTTGCAAATTTTAGCCTCACAGCCTTTGCGGTGACTGGAGTTAGTCCTGATGGCAAGATATCTTGACCAAGCAGTGCGTTTAAAAACGTTGATTTTCCACTTGAAAATTGACCGATAACAGCTATTAGTGGTGGTTCATTTAGAGTATCTATTAGTAAATTTAAGCTCTCTTTTATCTGCTCGCTTATATGCAAACTAGGATCGTTTAGATCATTTACGAGCCTAGCTAGCTCACCCTTAAAATCATTTGTAAAGACCTTAAAATATCTCGCTTTGTAGGCATTTATAAACTCATTAAACATTTTTAATATCCTCTAAAAGTGAGTAAATTTCATCTTGCAAGGAGGTCTTTTGCTTAAGCTTTGAAATTGAGCTTTGGTTTTGTAAATTTAGCTCATTAAGTTTTTCATTAAGGACTAAAAGTCTTTGGTTTAGAGTCTCTTTTTGGCTCATCTCATAAGCCTTTACTCGCTCTTTTAGCAGTTTTTTTTCGTGTTCTGCTAGCATCTCACAAAACTGTGATATGCTTTTATTGTTAAGTAAATTTTGTCTTAAACTTAAAAGTGCCTCATCTGGCTCACTTTTGCTTAAAATTTTAGCTTCAAGCTCATCTAAAAGCTCACCAAAATCAAGCTCCACGCCCATTTGCTTTAAAAAGTCATTTATACTAAAAATTTTATTTTCACTCACCTTAAAGCCATCAAAGCTTAAAGCGATATTTTGCTCGCATGACTTTGTCTGCACTAAAGTTTCATTTCTAGCCTCTCTCATAAGTGCCGCAACTCCGTCACAAAGTGTAGTTTTTGCTATTTGTGTAAGACGCTTTAGATTTAAATTTTCTCTTTTACTTTTGCAGTAAGCAATCTCACTCTTAAGCCTTTCATTTAGATTTTGTAGTAACGCTTCAAGCCCCATTTTATAGATATCTTTTGCATTTTTATCATCGAGTTTTTTTAGCTCGCCTTCTAAAAGCCTTTCAAGTTTTGTGAAATTTTCATTAAGAGAATTTTTGATATTTGCTTGCTCGTTTTGCAAAGCTTCTAGCTCTAAACCAAATGCTTTAAGCTCTAAAATTTCAGCCTTTGTGGCTTCGAGTTTTATTTTTAAAATATTTTGTAATTCTTTTTGATATGAGCTTAAAATGAGAGCTGATTTTTTAGAGTCTTTGCCAAAAAGCACATCGTAAAGATACTCTTTAAACTCCGGCACGCCACTATTTAAAGCGCCATCAAGATAAGCTTTAGCGCTAAGAGCAAAATAATCTATCTTGATATCATTTATCTGCTCGCCAATCGCTTTTTTTACGTAGTTAAGCGTTTCATTAATATCCTTTGCATCTAGCTCATCAGCGTGAGTTAGCACGATAGCAACTCTTACGATGTGCGAGTTTTCAAGGCATTTTTTCAAAAATAGTGCGTCTTTTTGCGTTGCACTTTGTGAGGCATTCATGAGATGAGCCAAAAGGTCGCACTCTTTCATAAAATTTGTAGTTATTTGCTCTCTTAAAACGATCGCATCATCTATGCCCGGAGTGTCTATAATGCAGACATTATCTCTTAAAAGCTCCAAGTCATCATAAAGCTCAACGCTTTTTACGAGATTTGCTGTTTTTGAGCTTGAAGATGTATAGTTTTTGATCTCATCTAGGCTGATCTCTACGCTACTAGCTGGTAAATTTTTGCTTGAAAGTCCAAGCTCTTCTAGCTCGTCTGGGCTATAAAAATTTACCTTTGCATGGCTAGTTGTTGCGTGCTTTAAGATGGTTAA is a genomic window containing:
- a CDS encoding dynamin family protein, giving the protein MFNEFINAYKARYFKVFTNDFKGELARLVNDLNDPSLHISEQIKESLNLLIDTLNEPPLIAVIGQFSSGKSTFLNALLGQDILPSGLTPVTAKAVRLKFAKIPLLSVKFINGSESLLASSDLAELNKLGEQVSGMTLYAPSEILKEINFIDTPGLNSLRDADTKETKNTLKKVSGAIWLSLANNAAKASELESIKEILKANDLKAICLINQKDKLSEEGLENLLKHTGQTYGELFEDIIAISSKQALLGITNNEKSLLEASNFNEALKAIKECFLDKSFKENFIKARAKKIVKLLTNEQEKHLEIYDNARLILDEFSGSLDERLEAIKEEFKPKIALSYSQMSEVIKLAADEVFKLLKPFSKTKFNASKTLLNKEIYKRENFEVISLDSDEVFSKLIYEDVVFNKFFKRYKKDLKELENAITSAFNELYKNLEDKFLIYKSRYENYASFDDQVLAYETKSINTYAGRTYENFLREYETAKFKAIQKVSLFFEKLDIKLASNYENALKLAVYFIKQKIEKTLESHLQMNTPLYIPSAKDVYERMLDAFSLYEFEALMCSNSSFLNKILLDIKSDFNEIYTLKIAMLDGLKARVKEQISKIEELCENSLLLR
- a CDS encoding dynamin family protein; translated protein: MDEFLNHAWHLNKIYANTDASVPFYPDLLALLLSCDEKNLDEFMALAEFRTILKKLGVGLDIFSIQSAQLATIKALNEAKISSDELAIYLQKLRDEKIIGHEKFDFLIKFISKNSNQNKAEISNTKPKDHFHKSLDFLNEINEKASMLDEDKEFLLALKNAKKKSNETLFNIAVSGVINSGKSTLLNALLNKSVLGTSNVPETINLTILKHATTSHAKVNFYSPDELEELGLSSKNLPASSVEISLDEIKNYTSSSSKTANLVKSVELYDDLELLRDNVCIIDTPGIDDAIVLREQITTNFMKECDLLAHLMNASQSATQKDALFLKKCLENSHIVRVAIVLTHADELDAKDINETLNYVKKAIGEQINDIKIDYFALSAKAYLDGALNSGVPEFKEYLYDVLFGKDSKKSALILSSYQKELQNILKIKLEATKAEILELKAFGLELEALQNEQANIKNSLNENFTKLERLLEGELKKLDDKNAKDIYKMGLEALLQNLNERLKSEIAYCKSKRENLNLKRLTQIAKTTLCDGVAALMREARNETLVQTKSCEQNIALSFDGFKVSENKIFSINDFLKQMGVELDFGELLDELEAKILSKSEPDEALLSLRQNLLNNKSISQFCEMLAEHEKKLLKERVKAYEMSQKETLNQRLLVLNEKLNELNLQNQSSISKLKQKTSLQDEIYSLLEDIKNV